Part of the Desulfovibrio sp. UCD-KL4C genome is shown below.
ACGGATCACTTGAAGTGGGAAAAAGAGCTGTCTTTGCGACTGTTCCAACTCATCTTGAAGATCTTTTATTTCAATAACTCCGTTATATACGGCAAACCGCTAATCTCGCCTAAAAATAGGCGCAAGCAGAGGACAGCTTATGGAGTGGCGACACAAAGACTTACTGGATATCACACAGCTCTCTAGAGAAGACGTGGCTCATATTTTTGAAACAGCCACCTATTTTCAGGAGATTAACTCACGTCCGGTAAAAAAAGTACCTACATTAAAAGGCCATAGTGTGGTCCTTTTTTTTGCCGAGCCAAGTACCAGAACTAAAACATCTTTTGATATGGCGGGGAAAAGACTTTCCTGTGACACCTTCTCTCTTGCTAAAAGCTCAAGCAGCTTAACCAAAGGAGAAACACTTAAAGACACCGGCCTTACTCTTGAAGCCATGAATATTGACGGAGTTGTTATCCGGCACTGGGCCAGCGGAGCTGCGGCATTTCTTGCTGAAAGGCTCGATTGCAGCATTATCAATGCCGGAGACGGTAGACATGCCCACCCGACTCAAGCCTTGCTGGACGGATTTACCCTCTATCAGGAATGGGGAGCGCTGGAAGGCAAAACCGTCCTTATTTTAGGCGATATAGCCCATAGCAGAGTTGCAAGATCAAACGTCATCATGCTTACCATGATGGGCGCAAAAGTCAGATTTTGCGCACCCAGAACTCTTCTCCCACCAAATACTAAAAACTGGCCAGTAGAAGTTTTTTCTGACGTAAATGAAGCATCCAAGGGTGTTGACGCTATCATGTGTCTTCGACTGCAACTAGAAAGGCAAAAAGCCGGACTCCTCCCAGATTTGAGGGAATATTCACGCTATTTTGGACTAGGCCAAAGACAGGTGGAACTGGCATCTCCAGAGGTTAAAATACTCCACCCCGGCCCGATAAATCGCGGCGTTGAAATAGATTCAGCTCTGGCCGATTCTGCATCAAGCCTTGTACTCGATCAGGTGGCAAGCGGCGTAGCTGTTCGTATGGCTCTTCTTTATCTCTATCTCACCCGCAAGAAATAATAAGGAAAATTGACTATGACCAATCCTGAACTGGTTATCCGCAAAGCGGTATGGAAAGGTGAAGAGGTCGATCTCCTCGTAGCTGATGGAAAGGTACTCGATATAATACCTTCATCCGACTCTATGTACGAAGGAGCCGAAGTTGTTGCAGCCAGAGGATACCTGCTAATGCCGAGCTTGACTGATGTTCATACGCATCTGAGAGATCCCGGTTTTGAATATAAAGAAGACATTGTCTCCGGCCTCAAAGCAGCCGCACACGGTGGTTTTTCAAACATTATGTGCATGGCCAACACCAGTCCGGTAAATGATAATGCTGTGGTCACGTCTGAAATGATTCGCAAAGCTCGCGCGACATTTCCAAACGGTCCACGCCTTTTCCCTATCGGAGCTTTGACCAAGAAACTTGAAGGCGAAGAACTTACTTCTATGCACGATCTCGCATCAGCAGGTTGTGTCGCTTTTTCAAACGACGGTATACCTGTTAAAAACACTGAACTTTTCCGTAGAGCATTAGAATACGCTTCAGATACCGAAAAACCCGTAATTGATCACTGTGAAGATTCGTACCTTGAACTTGGAGCCGGAATGAACGAAGGCGCTGTCTCTAGCCTTCTCGGTCTTGCCGGACAACCGGATGTTGCGGAAGCGGCTCAAGTAGCGCGTGATCTGCTTTTCGCAGAATATCTCGACATACATATCCATCTTGCACATATTTCGTGCCGTAAATCAGTTGAACTTATCGCATGGGCCAAAAAACGCGGTGTTAAGGTTACTGCTGAAACATGCCCTCACTATCTCCTGCTCACTGAAGAGGCTGTGGAAGGATATGGAACCAACACCAAGGTAAATCCTCCACTGCGTACAGCAGACGATGTTGAAGCCCTTCTACAGGCTATCCGTGAAGGAGTTATCGACATGTTTGCAACTGACCATGCTCCACATGCAGCGCATGAAAAAGAAGTAGAATTTATGGTTGCTCCGTGCGGGATATCAGGAATTGATTCAGCACTGTCACTGACTTGGTCACTTGTTACTTCCGGAAAAATTACATTCGACGATTTTATAAGGATGTGGACCACCGCCCCCTGTAAAACTTTCTCCCTGCCGTTGAACCGTTTTAAAAAAGGTGATGTAGCCGATTTTTTCCTCTTTGCTCCTGACGAAGAATGGACTCTGTGTGCTGAAACCATGCACTCAAAAAGTAAAAATACACCTTTCTTAGGACAAACCCTGAAAGGACGGGTGATAAGTCATTTCCTTGGCGGCAAAAAAATAGTATGACTCCATGAAACAGCAGAAAACACTTCTGCAAACTAGGTAAACGATTAAAGATTTAATATATTTAGCCTTAAGGAGAAACTATGAGCGAACCCTTTAAAGACGCGGTTGGAATTTGTAAAACCATTATGCGCAACGGCTATGACGCCTACATTATCAGCGAAAGGCTTCAAAAGCTTACTATTGAAGATAAAGGCAAAGAAGTAATACTCGATATTTCCACTGAACTGGATTTCAAGGGGCTAAACAAGCTTTTTCCTAATATTCAAGTAGCAGGAAAAAACGAAGTAACAGCTATTTTGACAGAAGGAGAAACCACCTTCTATTTCTATATGTCTGACACAAGCAACTCTTCTCACCCTGAAGAGTGCGTTTCACGCATGACTCCGAGATTGCTTAAAGCCTTGGAAAAGAAACAAGAAATTCCAATGTCTTCCGCATGCCCTTATATCCCTAAAGCAAGAGATCCTTACGAAGGATTTGCCCCGCTCAGCTCAGGAGAAGTCTGCTTTTTGGGAATTCCTGATCAGACTCTTAAAAAAGATTACCTCATGGGAATCAGAGCTCTGCGTTTTGCTGCAAACTATAATCTTCCACTTGAAAGCAATACCAAAGCATCCATTATCAGAGCATGTAAACGTATCTTAAACTATGTGCCAATCCCTGAGATTATGGATGAATGGCGCAAGGTTGAAGCAGAAAACATGTACATGTTTGTTTCACTGCTTTTCGAAACTATGCTCCTGCATGGACTTATCCCTGAGGTTGCAGCCCTTTCACGCTTCACACAGGTGAAAAACAGCAAAACAGGTGAAACCGAGACCGTATTCAATCATACCCTTGATGTAATGCGCCTCTACCCTGAAGAACTTCCTTACGACTGGTTCGGCGTGGTTGCATGTCTGTTCCACGACGTAGGTAAGGTCTTCACAGCCGAAGAAGTTGACGGAGAATGGCAGTTCCTGCAACACCATCGGGTTGGAGCTAAAGTAACCAGAAAAATCCTTACTCGCCTCAACTTCCCGCAGGAAGATGTAGATCTCATCTGCGGCATAGTTCGCAATCACATGCGCTTTCACTTTATGCTTACCGATAAGGGCATTAGAAAGTTCAAGGCTATTGCTGAATATCCACGCCTTATCGAAATGGTTAGAGCAGATATTAAAGCTCGCGGGTCTCAGTATAAAGAATTCAACCATAACCTCAAAATGCTTGAACGTGCAGATATTCCGGAAGAAGCACTTGATCCTTTCCTCAACGGAAATGAAATTATGCAATACACCGGACTCAACCCCGGACCTGTAGTAGGTATCATTCGTGAATCCTTGCTCATCGCACAGATTTCAGGTGATGTTTCCACAATGGAAGAAGCAATCGAGTATGTAAAAAATCAGGCTAGAATGGAAAAACTGATCCAATAGCCGCTGAAAAGCAGTTAGGTTTAAAAGCCCATGCCTAAATATTTAGGCATGGGCTTTTTTGTGTTTTGAAATTTTTTACATAAAAGAAGACAGTAAAACAGTTCATTATACCAGTACAACAGTAAGTTATAGGTTACCGAAGCTGGATACAAAATACTTTTACGACAACAAAGGTCGCATAATTACAAAATCTATCAACGGCAAGGTTGTAGAAAATATCTCTGGCAGAATTTAACCACACTTGCTGCCATCACTGACGGTGAAGGACTGCATCCCAAAATCTTTGTTTATGATGATGAAGGCGGAGTTGACTCAATCTTCATGGTTGCGGACGAACAAGGTAATGAGATAAAGCGGATTATATATGATTCATTTGGTAATCTATTATTCGATAGTAATGAAAAATTTGATACTTATATAGGTTTTGCAACAGGTTTAACAGATAAAGATACCGGACTAATCCACTTTGGACATTGTGAATACGATCCCACCAGTGGAAGATTCATAACTCCCGACGCGCTAAAATTTGCTGGAGGGGACGTGGATGTTTACGGGTATTGTCTGGATTATTCGATTAACTTCTAATTTTGGTTTAACCTATAAAAAAATACTTATATATTTGATAGTTATGACTTCGATTCAGAGTTATCCCATTTTCTATAGAAAAAAATTTCGTTTATTAGTAAGTTTTTTTTAAAATACCCCTTGACGAATTATTAATTCTCTAATATTTATAACTCAAGCACAAGTTGAGTATCCATGTTCAATCCATGGTTACTTAAAGCGCAAACCGAGTATCCATGTTCAATCCATGGTTACTTAAAGCGCAAACCGAGTACCCATGTTCAATCCATGGTTACTTAAA
Proteins encoded:
- a CDS encoding dihydroorotase, giving the protein MTNPELVIRKAVWKGEEVDLLVADGKVLDIIPSSDSMYEGAEVVAARGYLLMPSLTDVHTHLRDPGFEYKEDIVSGLKAAAHGGFSNIMCMANTSPVNDNAVVTSEMIRKARATFPNGPRLFPIGALTKKLEGEELTSMHDLASAGCVAFSNDGIPVKNTELFRRALEYASDTEKPVIDHCEDSYLELGAGMNEGAVSSLLGLAGQPDVAEAAQVARDLLFAEYLDIHIHLAHISCRKSVELIAWAKKRGVKVTAETCPHYLLLTEEAVEGYGTNTKVNPPLRTADDVEALLQAIREGVIDMFATDHAPHAAHEKEVEFMVAPCGISGIDSALSLTWSLVTSGKITFDDFIRMWTTAPCKTFSLPLNRFKKGDVADFFLFAPDEEWTLCAETMHSKSKNTPFLGQTLKGRVISHFLGGKKIV
- a CDS encoding RHS repeat-associated core domain-containing protein, yielding MVADEQGNEIKRIIYDSFGNLLFDSNEKFDTYIGFATGLTDKDTGLIHFGHCEYDPTSGRFITPDALKFAGGDVDVYGYCLDYSINF
- a CDS encoding HD domain-containing protein — protein: MSEPFKDAVGICKTIMRNGYDAYIISERLQKLTIEDKGKEVILDISTELDFKGLNKLFPNIQVAGKNEVTAILTEGETTFYFYMSDTSNSSHPEECVSRMTPRLLKALEKKQEIPMSSACPYIPKARDPYEGFAPLSSGEVCFLGIPDQTLKKDYLMGIRALRFAANYNLPLESNTKASIIRACKRILNYVPIPEIMDEWRKVEAENMYMFVSLLFETMLLHGLIPEVAALSRFTQVKNSKTGETETVFNHTLDVMRLYPEELPYDWFGVVACLFHDVGKVFTAEEVDGEWQFLQHHRVGAKVTRKILTRLNFPQEDVDLICGIVRNHMRFHFMLTDKGIRKFKAIAEYPRLIEMVRADIKARGSQYKEFNHNLKMLERADIPEEALDPFLNGNEIMQYTGLNPGPVVGIIRESLLIAQISGDVSTMEEAIEYVKNQARMEKLIQ
- a CDS encoding aspartate carbamoyltransferase catalytic subunit; this encodes MEWRHKDLLDITQLSREDVAHIFETATYFQEINSRPVKKVPTLKGHSVVLFFAEPSTRTKTSFDMAGKRLSCDTFSLAKSSSSLTKGETLKDTGLTLEAMNIDGVVIRHWASGAAAFLAERLDCSIINAGDGRHAHPTQALLDGFTLYQEWGALEGKTVLILGDIAHSRVARSNVIMLTMMGAKVRFCAPRTLLPPNTKNWPVEVFSDVNEASKGVDAIMCLRLQLERQKAGLLPDLREYSRYFGLGQRQVELASPEVKILHPGPINRGVEIDSALADSASSLVLDQVASGVAVRMALLYLYLTRKK